In Elaeis guineensis isolate ETL-2024a chromosome 1, EG11, whole genome shotgun sequence, a genomic segment contains:
- the LOC140856380 gene encoding uncharacterized protein, producing MMESNYSDELIIIARGPNNIVNRYNGFIINGFKFHTKEREKFRKTQNSGIMVKANRKIYYNLLTDIFELNYFEKFKVILFRCNWMDINSPRGLKQDTNGFTLINFSRLIHTMMLLKDDPFIFSSQAHQVFFDLKDKKWAVVVRMKPRGLCDMGKGLEVEDDGTYMQCMPYNFTSTNDPNATSLVRMDIERENID from the coding sequence ATGATGGAAAGTAATTATTCAGATGAATTAATTATCATTGCTCGAGGTCCTAATaatattgtgaatagatataatggtttcatCATTAACGGATTTAAATTTCATACAAAAGAACgtgaaaaatttagaaaaaccCAAAACAGTGGCATCATGGTGAAAGCAAATAGaaagatttattataatttacttACAGATATTTTTGAGttgaattattttgaaaaatttaaagtcaTATTATTTCGATGTAATTGGATGGATATAAACTCCCCAAGGGGTTTAAAGCAAGATACGAATGGATTTACACTTATAAATTTTTCAAGGCTAATACATACTATGATGTTATTAAAGGATGATCCatttattttttcatctcaagctcatcAAGTTTTTTTTGACTTGAAAGATAAGAAATGGGCTGTTGTGGTGAGAATGAAACCCCGAGGCTTATGTGATATGGGAAAGGGGTTAGAAGTAGAGGATGATGGGACTTATATGCAGTGTATGccttataattttacatcaactaATGATCCAAATGCTACAAGCTTGGTCAGGATGGATATTGAAAGAGAAAATATTGACTGA